The window CGATCAAAAAAACCATCTTCCCATATACCTTGATTGTTTTCTCGTCCAGACAACATCCATCTCGGATCATAAGGCGAAGGTGAAGGAGTGAATGTAACTTCACGTTCTATAGGATCAATTGATTCCAAAATTGGTAATGGTCGATAGCGACGATCCGGTATGTAGGATAACCATCGCAAAATAGTTGACACTCCTTCCAGATCATCTTGAGCGGTAACATGAGAGACTCCGTTGGCATACATGATTTGTATGCCAcctatatatattatatattgataataaaaattcaaattatgtCCATTTTCATGTCAAATTGCAACTTGCCTAGTTGATTATTAGAAGTATATACTTCACGACCCAATAATTTGTTCAAAGCACTAGCACCAGTTAAAATGATATGTGAATTTTCGATTTGAATAACTCGTTGAGAAAGACGAGCCAAATAGGAGCCAATACCTATGGCCCGACAGGTTACCATTGTTATGGTTACAATTTCATTGTAGGCTTGAGAAGATTCTCCAGCAATCATGCCAGCGTATTTAAGATTTTCCACGCTTAAGCCGTCTTGAGCGCCAATAATATCGGTAATTTTGTATCGTGTTTCaccattttcaacaattagCTCACACTTTACAGAATCGGCCAATCTTTTATATTGTTCAGGCGTCAAATAAATATAGTTAAAGCCTTTGTCTGGATCTTTGTCATCAAACCACGCAATctattaataatgaacattAATCTGTTAGTAAATTGGCAAAATAAATTTACGAAAAATTTTACTTGAAAAGCATTTTTAACTTCTTCAGCCAGACCGATTCGAGCACCCGAATTGGCCGATAGATAAATACGGGGAATCTTTAATGATCGCGCTCTTTCCGAAGCTTTCTGAAAGAGCATATCTTCTTTTGGTCCGAAAACACCCAATAAATGAGTTATATCATtaccaataacaataatatcaCGACCATCAGGATATTCGGGGGTGAATATAGTGATTCTCCAAGCAACCATTCCACATTCATTCTCGCCCGGTACTCGTCTCATTTCGACTAATCGTGTTGGATTGGCCGATTCGATGACTAGTTCCATGCATTGCATTACTTGAGCTGGCATTTGCATTTCTGGATGCATTTCAAGATATTCTTCCCAGATTTTGATCAAAGCTGCCTGAAACATATCTGGAAAATCATAGATATAAGTAGTTCCATTTGATTGAGCTTGAAATCGTTTCAATTGAAGATAATCTTTTGTCATATATGGTGTCGAAATAGGAAGATCGTGTAAATGGCCAGGTTTTCCAGTTCCTGGCCATGCTTCAAATTTCATCGTTCCAGACATTGTGTCCAAAACTTCTTTATAAAGATGCATATCTAAATAATAGCCAGATTCATTGGCCAGCAATAAACGGATTGGAGTACATTTGGAATTGGGCGAAGGTCGAataatcattcgaatttcgGCTTGCAAAACACGAAGCTTCCATAGTCGTGGTCCGTATCGCATCACCATATTGCGAACATTTTCAGCAATCTATTAGAAATATTACATACAATAATAGTAGATTTATGATAAAACCTATGAAagaataaattatcaaatcaaacatacGTATGGTACTTTGGCAGGTTCCATTGTTACTTTAGGTACGAAATTCAAAAAGATGTGATTGCAATCGGTTTTGGGTGCCAAATGATGAGTAAAAGCAACCTCCAATTCATCCATTGCTTCGAGCAAGAGGCGTTCACCTatgattaaattattaaaaaaatatgttaaaaatttaaaaaatagtGAGTATATACCTTCATTTTGTAGAAATTCATAACTAGCTTCCTTGGTGATCAAATCGGAATGACGAATTATGGttcgaacaaaaaatcgaaaatccGTAACCTGTTGACCAGGTGCTCGGGCTTTTGCTTTTCCCAGATATAAatgcattttgttttgactgGCTGTGGGCACAGCTTCCAAATCATAATTTCTGAGACGATTAATTTCAAGTTGAAAAGCTAATGCCGGTTCTAAATGTCTATAAATTTTATCCTCAGTATAGCCATCACGGTAACGAAATGTAAAATAACGTGGAAAACGATATCTATCACATACAACAAAAGTAACACGACGTATGGAATGTTTTTCGAGCTCTGAACAACGTTTTTGACAAAATTCTTCGAATTGTTTGGTCAATGTAGCATCATCCTGCCCTTCACATTTTATCGTAATATTCATTATGTAGATTGCTTCAGGTTCTTCTAACAATGAAGAACTGACTGAACGCTTAGCCAATGATTGTTCATTCAAAGAATTGGCTGATGATGCATTGACATCACCGTTAACAACTGACCAAACACTATCCGATCCAtttagttcatcatcaactcgATGAATAATGTTGAGCATTTCAGAAAAATTAGCTTCCAATTGTTCCACATTAATAAAAGAGGCGATCAAACCGACCCGATAATTGTTATGATTAAAATAAAGGACATCATCAACTCCGGTAAATGCTGAAGCGGTTGCTTGAAGATTTGACGATgaagctgatgatgatagttgaTTGGCGGTTGTCGATGGATGGGAATGAggcaataaaaaatgatacacAGCACAAGGTATCGATTGGTCACGATTTCCAGTGACAGATATGGACCCTGGACCACCGGACAAAGAACTCGGGCTTCCATATAATCCTTTAGCTGTGTAAAGGCTATCTGAAGCCGATCCTAACGTAGTGCTTCCGATAGGCAATTGATTCGATCCACCAGCACCAATGACTGAATGTTGCAACGATATCATTTCGTAAGAAATGTATGCACGACGTACATAAACTTCCTGTGCAGCACGACGAACAACACTGTTCGGATGatagaaaaattgatgtAACACATCAAATATTGAAGTCTCActgatgatcaatttattcagTACGTTCGGTTCAAATTCATGTGAATAGATGTCGATAGCagataaaaatattgattccaTTTGATTATGACGTAAGGCATAAGGTGGTTGATGTGCCGATATCAATACTTGTCTCGCTCGAAGAGCGACTTTAGAATTTTCCGATTTGTTCAATAAAGTCAATGCATTTAATATCGAACTTAGTTCATCTGTTATGCCTGGTTCTCTACCACAAAGGTGATCAATAAGTTTAATGATCAGCTGATTTTTACGACCAACAGCCAAATGTGAAAAGATGATTTGAACGACTTTTTGCATGCCTTCATCCTTATATTTTTCTCGCATTCCCGAGACACATTTATCGTAGTGGCCTAGCTGGAAATGTTGTTCGACTTCGATATAATTACGAATCAAATCCTGCACACAGGAACGCATTCGACCTCGGATTCCGTTCCGATATCGTTGTACCAATTGCACAATACCTTGTGTATTCAAGAAGAAAACATCACGATCGGAACGTTTTTGCAATGTAGCGGCATACGAATCAATAACAGAGGCAATCTGCTGTGAAGGGAATGCAGCTAAAATAGCCGTAATATTGCTGGAATAATTGTTCAGCAATTTCCTGATCGATTTCTCCACTTGGGGTGGAATCCGTCCGGAAGTTGAAGCGATTATATCTTGAAGTTCTAATAGCGGCAAACGAGGGTCACGTAAACAATCCATAAATGTTTCGACATAATGTGTCATAAAATTACTAAAATATGGTTCTGATAATACATAACCAGAAAGAACATTGCCCAAATGCGTTTTGGCCTGTTGAAAGGTAACATTTAATTTAGGCTCAACAGGCGCTCCATGagaatcatttgttgatgcTGTAGAGGAGGCACCAGAAACACCTGAATCATTTTCACATTCTTCATCCAAAACATCGAAACCTTTTGTATAAAGTTCTGCACGGTGTACACGACTTGGATCATCTAACTCTAATCTAGCCAAAATAGAACCAGCTTCGAGGACTGCACCTGAACGTTTGACATGTTGTAGGATTCCAGATTCTTGTGTTGTCAATgtcatcaccattttcatGACTTCAATTTCAGCGTACGCTTGGCCAGCATTGACGTGCGATCCATCTTCAATTAGAAATTGCAATAATTTACCAGTGGATGGTGATCGAAGAATAGTAggatcattttctttttcaaacacACAGGTCTGATTACCTATAACAATTCGATATCTTTCCACTTCTTCTTTCATATAAGTAgtatatgatgaatgatcGATAGACAATAACAGTCCTGAATCGGACATACGATGCACCTCAATTTCTTTATAAGTTCCATTCATGattaaaaaatatgaatttggACCAGATTTGGTGACTTTTACAacgtatttttttccttcataGATTAATTCAACATCTTCATTGTTTGTCAACGTATTTGCCGGTAAAATTTGTCCTTTTTGTAaggaattttgaaaatgttgcCAATTTGACACCATTTTAGAATCAACAACGTGAATGCAACCACAAATCAATGCTAATGAAGTTTTTGGTTTGCCCGATTGAACGCGTTCAGCAATCAATTTGTCCAACCAGCCagtattgaaattatttcttTGAAAATCTTCCGTTTCTAATAGAGTGATAAGATATTCAACAGTTGTTCGAAAATCACCACGAATGGAAAGTTCTTTCAAGGCTAAAACCATATTCTCTCGTGCTTCTTCGCGATCTTCACCCCATGAAAAACAGTGACCAAATTGTGAATCAGCAAATTCATGCAATCCACCGAGAGCACCCACGGAAAAATAGCCCCAGACATTTTTCGAACtcttgaaattcaattcttgaaCGGTACCACTGGAAGGTTTAAAACCTTCATCTGGATTTTCTGATGTGATTCGTGCAGCGATTACATGTCCCCATGGTCTATTTCGAACATGATTGTCGAAATCAATTGCAGAATCACCCCAAGGTGATTCACCATAAAGTAAACGAATTTCTTTAATTCTATTCAGCTTAAGACCCATAGCAATTTGTAGTTGACAGGCAGGTAAATTGACATCGGCAACCATTTCCGTACAAGGATGTTCGACCTGAAGCCGAGGATTCAGTTCAAGAAagtagaattttttgttttgtggaTCGTAAAGATATTCAACAGTACCAGTGCTAGCATAACCAACCATTTTAGCCAAACGAACGGCTGCTTTTTCCATCTCTTGGAATGTACTTTCATCGGCAATGATACAGGGTGCTTCTTCTATAATTTTTTGATGCCGACGTTGGATTGAACAATCACGACCAAATAATGAGATGGCATTACCATAATGATCAGCCAATAATTGCACTTCTAAATGTCGAGCACAGGTTGCCAATTTCATCACAAATATTGGACTTCCAGGAACTTCATTTTGCACTTGACGAAACATTTGTGGAAAATCATCGGGAGATTCACTTTTTCGTATACCTTTACCGCCACCACCTTCTGAAGCTTTGATCATAACTGGAAATCCAATTTTCTGTGCTGCGATCAACCCTTCATTCACATCAGTCACACAACCTTTTTGATAAAGATCGGGCGgtaatttgaatgtttttcctTCTTTCCATCCGGGACAAGTTAATCCGGAACCAGACCATGCTAAGGTTGGAACCTGAGCAGTTTGAGCtacaattgatgatgctaTTTTATCACCAAGTGCCCACATAGCATTACAAGGCGGACCCATGAATGTGATATTAGCTTTCGTAAGCAACTCAGGTAATCGAGGATATTCCGATGCATGTCCCCATCCAGCCCAAACACCTTGTACATTCATTCGTTTAGCTATGTCGACTATTAATTCGACATTAGCataattgttattgttagtTCCACCTGGTACTGGAACATATTGATCAGCCATCTTGATGTATTCAGCATTTGCTTTGAGATCCTCAGGTGTGACCTTAAAATTAAcgcaaaaaatgaaaaccacaTTAAACTCTATCGAAACAAGTATCAATGCAGTACATTACCATGACAACAAAACGAATGGCTCGTTCATTGCGAAAGATCTCATATGACCAACGGCGTATGGAACGCATACATTTAACGGCAGCAATGCCATTGTTGGCAATTAATACCTTATTGATCACACGTGTACCACCAAAACGTTTGATGAATTCTTCTGGTGTTGCGATCGTAAAATCCTGCTTGTCGGCACGATCCTGACTTGACAGATGTATGCCTGACATTGATTGTCGTAATTGTCTTGTTTGCCTATTGAAACGTTTAGtgtccattgttgttgacaaacAACTTTGTCCTGTATCACTGGTTCCTGTGGGGCAAAGCGCATCCAGCAGTATATTCGATGCCCttaaatgatttaaaatgtcgtctttgttgtttggattggattttttaaaatcttCTTCATCGGAAGATGACGAATCACTATCATCGGGTGCCTGATCGATCGTAAATATTGGTTTCGTATAGTTTTTCTGATTATTCTCTTTAAAAGTGGTGCTATCCAAAATGGtgtcgttgtcgtttagATGTTGCTGATTTAGTTGAGATTCACTAAGgtgacaaaaatttttcacaaataaaaaaatcaacaattaattatttgaaaaaaatgagagaaaaaagtcGATAAATAAAACTGGTAAActgttttttaaaatatatatgaatttgaatagaaaaaaaagacaatgaacaaaatcgatcaatacatgatgcaaaaaaaaaaattcaaaaatgaatgaatataaactATTTATtgacacaaaaaaatcatatatcGTAAACTTGATgaatgaggaaaaaaatagcacCTACATGTACGCATCACGCACTACACACTACATATTCATAACCACATCTATAATCTTTtcataaaatcaacaattgaaaatgataaagaaaaatttcacccttcaaaattcaatgatgaacacgatttttatttcatttaaacaacaaatcatatgtttgaatcgaaaatcataacagaatattgaataaattttgaagATATCACTTagaatatcaatcaatgatgacaatagaaacagtgaaaaaattcgTAGAATGAGAAATCAATTATaaaagaaatataaaaatcaaatagaaaCACTTGAGcgatcgtcatcattttatttattttcatttaagtTTAGATggacttgttttttttcacaacgAAGAAATCAATATAACCAACGTACCTAAAGATGAAACTGGTggttcatataataataataatcatcatcatgatcatagaAAGAAGAAGCAATCTAACACTAAGATAAAGatagatattttttctttcttttgcacaaaaaaagaaaacaggAGCCAAGCGTACAGGAGGATTACATTCATCTTTTCTGGGcactgaagaaaaaaaaaatgaaaaagagacAAATCAACTAATCAACTAACTAACCATTAAGAAGTagcaatatatatatataggggcaacaagatttttttttgcgttgCTCTTTATGCATAGTAAAAATACAATATCGATTAAcgcattgaaaatgaattatctaatattacatcatcaaaacgGAATATGTACATAATAACACACATGGTTTGAATACTACGATTCatcttaaattttttttaaaaaaatatcacgagttttttaattttgacaataagaaaaaaaactacaaggTTGGATATATTACAAGAAAAATGACAAAGAATTATAATTGAAACATTACAATATttcttgaatttcaaataaaaatatattaatgattgaccatcaatattgatcaagACAGTTTATGGATAAAATCCTGATATGTTGTAAACACGTATAAATCTATACCAGATATCGAGAAATCTTACCGTTTTTTCCGCTAACACTCATTCAAGGATTCGTGGTCAATTATATACAGGCCAATGAACACACATGGGAATAgggaaaaattttgtcttaaaagaaaatggagatgaatgaagaaaaatgtcACGTAAGTAAATAAGTGATAGCTATGAATGTAaatacaataaaataaaaaaaaatctagacCGGTATTATAATGCCTTGAgacagagaaagagagagagagaacgaATAGTTTGTGTATGATTGTCGATGAAACTTGAACAAGTCTGAATGACAACAATATTGGAAAATTAAATCCatgattttgaaacaatattAATGTATGCAATTTTATAGAAGAATCACACGAGAATGAGCTAATAAGCCACGCGTTGAgcgaaagagaaaaagaaaaaaaaatatccacaGTTTTTAAGTGAAGCAACGTTTGTCATGAggtaaatatatttttttctatttataatcttattattatttatcaaatcatcatgCAAACGAACGcgtgatttttcaattgaatcgtgcgacaatttttttttgtcatttaaatcttatatatatatgaagagaaaaaaatatcgaatgttatattatcaacaaaatgatgatcatcagcCAACACTGACGTGATTCatgataatataaatattattcaatttgatatgattatctaataataataagcaaTTTTTAAAACGAATTAATTGAATACTGGTAGGTagtcaaaatgaaaatgacaaaggGGTTAGAAATTCTCATattaattgaaacaattctTCAAATGAACAATCTGATCTGATCAatatttataattataaaagtataatataaaaagtaaaagtaaaaaataatgaaaaatttatgctATCCATTCATTAACATATCAAGAGTTGAAAACAGGTTTCTCATcttttaaacaaaacaaaaaaaaaaaaaaaaagaaaaacaaacatttttttaggtagataaattcaatgatgtataaatattggaaaatttcctgtcccataaacaaaaatatatcgATAACATAGCATTGAACTTGAatcaatgggaaaaaaaatcatgtacatttgtttgtttcacaaggataaaactttttttcttcgatcaaaaacaaatcgaaagataattaaatttcatctttttctctATCTCATTGATAGAATTGGGCATTGAAatgtgggaaaaaaaatcgtaaaccaaatgattaaatatatatgagaatgttgaaaaaataaatttaccATTTTAACAGTTGGAATCAATTTAGAAACCGATTGCATAGAAAATTTCACATTGAGTATACAACGATATTTTAACTCATTCATTCGAAGATGTccataatgaatttgaattaatgaaaacTTGTCAAACATgatagcgaaaaaaaaaataaaaataaaaccgaTCGATTTACAATCACAAGGTTAAgctttttttataaaaaaaaaataaacttgtaacaaatttaaaaaaaattgatgaattttttcttgatattcaaaagaaaaaatctaaaaaaccAAGCGGTTGTAATTctaaatggttttttttttcattcattttaccTGTTTGATGAATCTGAATTTTGGTGAttattgtgattattattatgatgatgatgatcattggatgacatttttttatcaaaattatcgTTAGTTATTTGactaaaatttgaatttattattgaattttcgattttgttATCGCTGTCGACAGCCGCATATATCggtatcgttttttttatatcatcaacatcaacaataatatttGAACATGAATTAATATTATATTGTAATAGAGATGATGATTCACCGACCGAATGGTCAAATGaatcgtcgttgtcgtcgtcgtcagataatgatggtggcaATCGATAATCGCCGTGATTATGATTTGAACGAAATGCCGAAACAATCAATCTAAACAATCTAATCATCAAGGTTGTaggtttttttaaaataatttttctccaattttaaaactgaaaaagcaaaaaaaaaattgctgttttttcaatttttttttttttttgacactTTGTGATTGTTTTAACACTcattcacaaacaaatatatttGAACACAAGATTCATACAATCGATGttgatcaaatcatcagACAAATTAATaccaaaacatttttttttctttattgatCGACTTGTATGGTTGGTTATGATCGATGTTCACAAAACATAATGCAATGAACGTGATTTCGATGGTCAAATAGACAATGTTTTACGATATTTTTGCctgctaattttttttcttgcctgTTCAGATCAGTCGAGagaaaatatatattttaaagaaaaaaaaattttatcgttGCCGTCAGCAGTAGCAGCGTCAAGCGTCATACAGCAATGGAtgacgaaaatgaaaacgacgacgacgacgacgacaaattACACAGgaaatacatacacacacatatacaatcAAATATACATGAACTTGAGTACATATAAGCGAAGAAGTAAAGACATGGACTACACGATAATGGTCCTAACgaaataatacaaaaaacCACTTGTTGAAGGGATATAATAAAAGTTTTTAATTCGAAAAAATGAGAGATGGATGTGGATGGATAGATATCAAGAGAGAAAGATAATGAgagagtgaatgaatgaatgaaagagaaaTGACTAGtgttataatcatcaaataattgatgatgaaagaggAAAATACAAATCCCAAATAGCCAAAACAGATAGGTTAAACACTAGAAAATAAGATGTCCAATGGGACATCATA of the Dermatophagoides farinae isolate YC_2012a chromosome 1, ASM2471394v1, whole genome shotgun sequence genome contains:
- the ACC gene encoding acetyl-CoA carboxylase, with amino-acid sequence MIRLFRLIVSAFRSNHNHGDYRLPPSLSDDDDNDDSFDHSVGESSSLLQYNINSCSNIIVDVDDIKKTIPIYAAVDSDNKIENSIINSNFSQITNDNFDKKMSSNDHHHHNNNHNNHQNSDSSNSESQLNQQHLNDNDTILDSTTFKENNQKNYTKPIFTIDQAPDDSDSSSSDEEDFKKSNPNNKDDILNHLRASNILLDALCPTGTSDTGQSCLSTTMDTKRFNRQTRQLRQSMSGIHLSSQDRADKQDFTIATPEEFIKRFGGTRVINKVLIANNGIAAVKCMRSIRRWSYEIFRNERAIRFVVMVTPEDLKANAEYIKMADQYVPVPGGTNNNNYANVELIVDIAKRMNVQGVWAGWGHASEYPRLPELLTKANITFMGPPCNAMWALGDKIASSIVAQTAQVPTLAWSGSGLTCPGWKEGKTFKLPPDLYQKGCVTDVNEGLIAAQKIGFPVMIKASEGGGGKGIRKSESPDDFPQMFRQVQNEVPGSPIFVMKLATCARHLEVQLLADHYGNAISLFGRDCSIQRRHQKIIEEAPCIIADESTFQEMEKAAVRLAKMVGYASTGTVEYLYDPQNKKFYFLELNPRLQVEHPCTEMVADVNLPACQLQIAMGLKLNRIKEIRLLYGESPWGDSAIDFDNHVRNRPWGHVIAARITSENPDEGFKPSSGTVQELNFKSSKNVWGYFSVGALGGLHEFADSQFGHCFSWGEDREEARENMVLALKELSIRGDFRTTVEYLITLLETEDFQRNNFNTGWLDKLIAERVQSGKPKTSLALICGCIHVVDSKMVSNWQHFQNSLQKGQILPANTLTNNEDVELIYEGKKYVVKVTKSGPNSYFLIMNGTYKEIEVHRMSDSGLLLSIDHSSYTTYMKEEVERYRIVIGNQTCVFEKENDPTILRSPSTGKLLQFLIEDGSHVNAGQAYAEIEVMKMVMTLTTQESGILQHVKRSGAVLEAGSILARLELDDPSRVHRAELYTKGFDVLDEECENDSGVSGASSTASTNDSHGAPVEPKLNVTFQQAKTHLGNVLSGYVLSEPYFSNFMTHYVETFMDCLRDPRLPLLELQDIIASTSGRIPPQVEKSIRKLLNNYSSNITAILAAFPSQQIASVIDSYAATLQKRSDRDVFFLNTQGIVQLVQRYRNGIRGRMRSCVQDLIRNYIEVEQHFQLGHYDKCVSGMREKYKDEGMQKVVQIIFSHLAVGRKNQLIIKLIDHLCGREPGITDELSSILNALTLLNKSENSKVALRARQVLISAHQPPYALRHNQMESIFLSAIDIYSHEFEPNVLNKLIISETSIFDVLHQFFYHPNSVVRRAAQEVYVRRAYISYEMISLQHSVIGAGGSNQLPIGSTTLGSASDSLYTAKGLYGSPSSLSGGPGSISVTGNRDQSIPCAVYHFLLPHSHPSTTANQLSSSASSSNLQATASAFTGVDDVLYFNHNNYRVGLIASFINVEQLEANFSEMLNIIHRVDDELNGSDSVWSVVNGDVNASSANSLNEQSLAKRSVSSSLLEEPEAIYIMNITIKCEGQDDATLTKQFEEFCQKRCSELEKHSIRRVTFVVCDRYRFPRYFTFRYRDGYTEDKIYRHLEPALAFQLEINRLRNYDLEAVPTASQNKMHLYLGKAKARAPGQQVTDFRFFVRTIIRHSDLITKEASYEFLQNEGERLLLEAMDELEVAFTHHLAPKTDCNHIFLNFVPKVTMEPAKVPYIAENVRNMVMRYGPRLWKLRVLQAEIRMIIRPSPNSKCTPIRLLLANESGYYLDMHLYKEVLDTMSGTMKFEAWPGTGKPGHLHDLPISTPYMTKDYLQLKRFQAQSNGTTYIYDFPDMFQAALIKIWEEYLEMHPEMQMPAQVMQCMELVIESANPTRLVEMRRVPGENECGMVAWRITIFTPEYPDGRDIIVIGNDITHLLGVFGPKEDMLFQKASERARSLKIPRIYLSANSGARIGLAEEVKNAFQIAWFDDKDPDKGFNYIYLTPEQYKRLADSVKCELIVENGETRYKITDIIGAQDGLSVENLKYAGMIAGESSQAYNEIVTITMVTCRAIGIGSYLARLSQRVIQIENSHIILTGASALNKLLGREVYTSNNQLGGIQIMYANGVSHVTAQDDLEGVSTILRWLSYIPDRRYRPLPILESIDPIEREVTFTPSPSPYDPRWMLSGRENNQGIWEDGFFDRGTWHEIMSGWALTVVTGRARLGGIPVGVIAVETRAVELIIPADPANLDSETKVVSQAGQVWFPDSSYKTAQAIQDFNREDLPLIIFANWRGFSGGMKDMYDQVVKFGAYIVDALHQYNQPIIVYIPPYGELRGGAWAVLDATINPKHMEMYADTDSRGGVLEPEGTVEIRFRQKDLIKTMLRCDPECKRLSKLMNETTSLEQKTSIENELKEREQMLMSMYHQVALSFADLHDTPVRMFEKNCITEVVPWRTSRQYFYWVLKRRLCENRVKNEIQRVILNKNDAEASSMIRRWFVEHTGQHNQHQWEDNRIVAQWLESQLKAPSQVLDNIRCIQRDALTRQIQGLYKDFPSATFDALVQLIHSGMTQQQRSDLLSALVSLESEDENITNATASQQTVCDSGATSDCGGTTTDSTPGSGNSSVKSEIAVIPSNTNETSSNITNTSTS